One Haemorhous mexicanus isolate bHaeMex1 chromosome 7, bHaeMex1.pri, whole genome shotgun sequence genomic window, GGGCCGGCCGGGATCCGCCGCTGACCGGGATCCGCCGGGATCTGCCGCTGACCGGGATCCGCCGCTGACCGGGACCCGCCGCTgcccggggccggccgggctcCGCGCCCAGCGCAGTGAGTGGGGAAGGCGCGGGGAAGGGCGGCCCGAGCCCGCTCCTGCCTCGCTGGGGTTTCTCCAAAGCTCGGGACAGCCTCTGGAGGTGGAGGCTTTGCTGTCTGGGAGTTTTCATGGTCCCAGCCGAAGCGTGGCGCGGTGGTTCCTGGGGAGGAAGGGGTTAAACGCCTGTCGCGCTCAGGTCGGGACAcaagctgtccctgtgtccccggCGGTGACAGCGCTGCCGCTCGCTCCGGGGCAAAGGCGGCGCTCCGGCTTCAGCGCCGCCAGTTCGCCCGCCGGGCTGAGAGCGACACACGCCGGGCTGTCACCCCGCCACACCCGGTGGGACTCGGTCTGTGTGGCAGTCACCGTCCGCACGAGTGTCTGCACCAGCGTGCCCAGCTCCCACTGGCTTCCCCAAGGGATCGTCCCAGTCAGGGGGATCTGGGGCCGAGATGTCCAGAGCCATAAGGCAAAGTCTCCACGTGCAAATAGGGACCTGTGCTGAGGCACCTCTCGGGCTGCCGCCACTGACCTGTGCTGAAGGAAGAGCTCTCAGACTCTTCCTGGCACTGCCCGTGTGTCTGTAACACAGCAAATCTGACTCCCTCCATAAAGGGTTTTGtgttctgtggctgcagagTGCAATGTTCTCAGTGATCACCAGGGATTGTGCACCACAGTTCACTTCTGTCTTAGGTCTCTGGCTATTTTTGACATCGTGAAGCCAAGGTCAGGCTTTCAGCCTGGGCTGAAAACATGGTGGGATTCTTTGGCACAAAAAGCGTTCGTAGCTGGAGATGATCCCACTCAGCTGTGACTGCTGCCCCCTGTCTGGCTCAGGGAATTCTCTTCCACAGCTGATATTTTGTCTTTCACTCTCTCCTGGCATCGGTGCCTTTCCCACAGATCCACTGTGTGCTGCAGTAGGATGTGTGGTTGGATCGAGGCCATTACAACTGTGGAGGAAACCAGCAGAAGAGCAGCCACCTTCTCTGCCCTTTTCCCCAGGGACACGGGGATTTGGGAGAGGAAGGTCTAACCTAGACTCATAAGCAAGTTCTGTGAGACCTGTGTACACTCAGAGGTGGAAACAACCTGAGGTATCTTTAAGTAATCTTAAAACTGGCCTGAAATGGAGTTTGAAGTGTGACTGAAGTGATCATTTTAGAAAGCAGGTTCTGCAGATGCTGTGAGAGGGAGATTTACCTGGTTATTGCACCTCTTAAATCAAACTTAAccttgcagggctgctgcattacattttattttattttttttaggcAGAGACACCAGCTGTAGGTGTTGGTTATGGCTGCAGTGCATCAAGCACTGCACAGGAGAGTTTCCTCCCTCGCCTGCAGGTTGCACTCCACCTATGTGAGGAAAATGAGGTAAGTTCTCATCTGATTCCTGAGTACTGGGAGGTCAGAGCTTGGCACAAGCAGCCCTACCTCACCCTGACCTGGGGGTTAATCCTTCACCAGTTCAgccaaacagaaataaatgctttGTGAGCTCTTTGAAGAGTAACAGCCAAGGCCTCTGGGCTCCCTTCACCACTGGTAAGAGCTGCTTCTCTCAGGCTGAAGCTATGTTAATAATTGCCTGTCCTGCCTAGAGGGCTCCTACAATACCAGGAAGACTTGAGGTGGTGCTGCTCACCTCTTTTTAAATACTGCTTCAAGCAGCCTGGAAGGAGAATATGCTGACACCCTTTTTCcaatgattttgttttttcccaactcagctccagccagctgtgccctaAGACTTGGTTTTTACCCCTCACATCAGTGTGACAGGTACAACATAACACATGTAGCCTGATGGGAACCAGATTCAGCATCAGAAGTGCTCAGCAAAACAGCATTTGGAGCCATCCAAATTCTCAGAATATTCCAAGCTGGGAGGGATTGGGGTGTGTAAAGGGAAGATCAAGGTTTCCTGCAGCCTTTACAGCAGACCTTTTGGATTGAGAGACTGGGTTACTGATCTTCTTGCATCTCCAAACTTGAGGGTACTCAGGTGGTAAGTAGGAACTGCAGTATTTTCTGCCTCACAAAGTTCACTACAGGCTGCAGTCCACCAAAGAGTGGCTCAGCTGTCAAAAGTCTCCAAGCACGTGGAATACCTCAAATCTGATCTGCCCATTCAgcccccctgctctgtgcaaaaTAAAGGCctccaaaaaagcaaaaatctcaaCACAATCTTCAATTCATCTTCCCAATCATTTTCTCACTGCAGATACTTAAATCAGTTAAAGGAAGATGACAGCCTTTGTAGACAAGCTCAGACCTCAGGAACTTTCTACCTCTTTCACAATCTCTCCCCCTTCCTGCAGAAAGTTGGGAAGAAATATTTGGTACCACAGCTCAGTGCAGCAGGTAAGAAAGAAATCAGTGCATCCAGAAAGAAACACTTGGTGGATCACACAGCTGAAATGAAACAGAGACACACACATGGTATCAGCCTGATCTGTTCTGAGGTGATCAGGTTTAAACATTCGGAACTGTGCCTTTTGAAGAGCGAGCTGGCAGGAAAACAGACGAGGCCTTACTGACAAACATCTTTTTGATGTAGGAATGTAGGGAAAGTTTTCTTGGAGAGAAAGCTATTGGCTGGTGCAGGACAAAACCAATGggcagctgcttcccaggcagTACAACATTGGGACCTTTAGCCTGACATGATCTAAACTTCCTACAGCTTAGGAGCAAAGCCAGATTTTAGGTTTCTACCTGTGTGGGATCACTTGTCTGGTCCCCTTTCACACAGGGGCATTCTGCCTTGAGCCAAGATTGTCTGTGCCTTGAGGATCCAGAGAGCAAATCCAGAGATGTTTTTGCTTTCATCACagctttctcttcccctttccctgctgctcagagACGAGGCAGgttctggagaagctgcaggaggCCGAGCAGTGGATGGAGAAGTCGGTGCTGATCGGGTGTTCGGACGAGCACAGGGCGCGCTTTGCGCTGGATTTAGGTTGGGATgactcctcttcctctcccacccctgccagcaccaggggatgcactgggatgggggagatCCCTAATCCTTGGGAGAACCTGTCCTgccaaggagggctgggttgTGTCTCTGTAGGGGCTGTTGTGAGCGTGGCAGGTCAtgggctgcactgctgctcccgtacctgtgtgtgctgggaaagatgggctgggggaggcCACTCACATTTGGGAATGCTTCCCCTGATGTGCTTCCATGGAAACTCCCAGAAACTGCATATTGGAACAGCAAAGGGCATGAAATTGgaataatagcaataatagcTGAAATGATGAcatcaaattttctttttttcttttttttttcccccgaaCAGGAGCCTTGGATAAATCAGTCATTGAGTCGGAGCTGCAGGGATCATTTACTGACCTACGAAAGGCTCTCTTTGTAGTGGATGGGAAGGATTCTCCTCTGCTGGCTTCGGTAGTGGACAGGGCTTTTTGCTTCAGGGAGTTGTGGTCTCTAACATCAACCCTTCTCCTCATCTCCCACGTTGTTTTATGATCTAATATTGTAGAACTACCTACTGTACACTTTCAGGAACTTGGATACAGACACACTGTAAATTACAACAGTTTTCCCAAGTTTGTAGTCCCAAAAGGAAGATGcaagggaaagagaaacagaaaagtgaCTTAAAAATGACTGCAGTAATTGATGCCATTTAGCTGAAATGTGCTAAATCACAGCAATCCCAGTTTGTCCTCAGCTCAACGACCATCAGACAAACTGGGAATCACAAACAAACTTACACATCTtctctcagagctgctcttttaAAACCTCTCCCTTGTAAGCTGGTGCCTTGTGTTTGGAAGCCCTAAGAAAAGGCCTCTGTGTGAAAATCAGCTGTCCTGACCCATGAGGAGAAATAGCTCAtgtttcctttcctgctctgttATGTTTGTGATGCCTGGGCTATTTCTTAAGAACATATTCAGAGCTGGAGACTCTTTAGAATAGTCCAGCTCCCACCACAACTCCCATTAGGTCCCAATAAACAATACCTTGGGGGGATCTGGTCCCACCTCCCCTAAACCCTCACATTTAGAAGCGGCAAACACGGATTACAGAATCCACTTTTCAAAGCACTGCCTGTACTTCATTCACCTTTCTGAGGCTTCCAAAGATAATCAGAGTTTATCCCCACGACTGCACACGAAGCATCATTCAGGGAGGCTGCTCTGAATTATTTCTTCCCCCTAGGTGTATATACATATCAAAAAAAGGAGTTTGTGCTCCTCTGTGTTGGCAGGCCCAGTCTCTCCTGCGCTGGCACGATTCCCACCAGTACTGCAGCAAAACTGGGCAGCCCACGGAGAAGAACCCAGCTGGCAGCAAACGTGTCTGCCACGCCAGTGGAGTCACCTACTACCCTCAGGTGAGCACCTGGCAGCAaggggagggacacagggacagcagggcagcgCTGCTGGCTCACCCAGGGGAAGCAGGAGAAGGGATCTGTGCCTGGCCAGGAAAAGCAAAGATTTGCACTGTCTTGTTTTGTCTGAAGGCCTTGTTCTGCTTTGTGGTGCACGTGGCAGGTGTCTCCAGTGGTCATCACCCTGGTGTCCGACGGGAGCCGCTGCCTCCTGGCCCGCCAGCCCTCCTTTCCCCCGGGGATGTTcacagctctgtcaggcttCTGTGACCTGGGTGAGTGCTTGTGATCCAGCACAGTGGCCCTGGGCATGCAGGGTGTGGGGACATCTGTTTTCTTCGTGCAGGAAAAAGCCCCTTCTTTAGTCACATGACTCGTTTTTATACAGCTTTACACACTTTGTGTGTGACTCCAGTTGGTCAGGAGCTTTCTTGCCAATTACTTGATTGGTAATTAACAATATTGTTAAGGTTATTGTTACCCTGTATTGATTGGTCACTCAAACCCCTGATGTGTACATGCAGGAAAAGTTGTTTGTGAgagatagttttcatttttctctctaagGGTGCAAAAACAGTCTATGCAGGTGCTGGTTGTTTTTTACCCAGTGACAGATTGTTATGCTAAGGAACTGCTCACCCCAGGATTGCTTTCACATGGGAACTTCCAAAATGCTGACTTTGTCAAGGGCTGCCAGCgaccccaggagagcaggcttGATTCTATGAAGcctttctttaggatttttctGCCTTACTGCAACAGACATCAGCCAAATCCCTGTTCACAGAGGAGGATGGACACACAGGGGatctgtgtccccatccccagatgtgttcaaggccaagctgggaaagcctttgagcagcctggtctagcaGAAGGTGTCCATGCtgacagcaggggctggcaaCTAAATGATCCTTAAAGTCCCTTTGGACCCAAACCagtgtgtgattctgtgatagctgggaaaaaaaaccattatATGTAAATAGATCAGTGTTTGCAGGCAGACAGAATTCAAAATAGCTGTTTTGTACCTGAAAGGAATGAGAATTATAGGTGTCTAGCAGTTGTTCTAGTCCTGATAGCAAACATGAGCTTTAAACTTGCTGGGTTATAACCCCTGAtccttttaaaatccattttgtgGCTCATGCGGTCTGGCTTAGAAGAAAAACTACAGACCTCTCATTACAGGAGGGAGAATGGCTTAAAATTGAATTGTTCTGTCCACCATCTGTATGTAGATGGGGCCAAAAATATCTCTGGTGCCTGCGTTTATCAGAGGCTGATGAATTTAACAGAGCATCCCGCCAGCAAGCGTTTccaggggagcacagctggagctcctgcGGGTGGGAATGAGCGTGCCCTGCCTTTTCCTCGCCACGATTCTCTGCCCCGAGGCCGGGCCGTGCTTGCCTAACTCGGTTTGGTTCTAGGTGAGAACGTGGAGGAGGCAGTGCGGCGAGAAGTGGCCGAAgaggtggggctggaggtggaGTCGCTGCGCTACTCGGCTTCCCAGCACTggcccttccccagcagctccttaaTGATTGCCTGCCACGCCCTGGTGGGAGCCCAGCGGGCTGAGGTGAGCGCCTCGGGCTCCCCgagctgctgcactgcctgCCTCAGGCAGCAAAACCTCCTTCAGTCCACAGAAGGTAGTCAGGAGAGCATCAAACCCTCTGTAAATGCCATTTTCCCCTGGCTTTTTCTGCAAGTGCAGAAGAAACTTTGAAACAGTCCCATCATCTCCTGTTGCAAGGTGCCAGATTTCACTCAGGTCACTTCTACACAAAAGCCCAGAGCTCAACAGccctggatttttccctctgaacTTTGCAGAGGAGGTTCCCTCACACATTTGCCATAGAACACTCAGATCCCACCAGGTTAATTACTGTGCTCAGCCCCTTTGCTttgccacagcagagcagggctggtttGTGGCTTCCCTAAAGAAGCCAACACAACAAAATACTGGTGGATAGAAATAtccttccctgggctggcaTCAGTGCCTAATTCAGGCATGTATGTAGCACTCTGGGCATTCCAGAATGGGATCTCTGTGCAGACAAGGTAGCACTGCCCTCATTCAAAGCTGATTTAAGGAACTGGTGCCCTCTGAATTCTTTCCAGATCAGTCTGGACAccctggagctggaggaagcCCGTTGGTTTGGCCTGGAGGAAGTTGTGGAGGGTCTCAAGAGGGAGCCCAGCTCTTCCAAGCAAGATGATGGTAGTTTTTTACCCTGGTTCCCTCCCAAACAGGCCATTGCTCACCAGCTGATCCGTGAGTGGCTTCAGCAGCAGACTGCCCAGACAGCTTAGGCAGGGCTTCATCCACTCTGTGATTCCACCAGAACTGTCAAAGCTCCACAGAAAAGCTTCCAAAGCCCGTGGAGGCAAGGGCTCTGTCCCAGTGAGGACAGCACCACGCTGATGGGACTTAGACAAACTGACCTACAAAGGGCTCTGAACTGGTCTGACAGGCCCATGTACACTGGATCACCTCTGAGATGCCATGGCTTCAAGTAAATGTACAATAAAATTCTAGTTCCAAAGCTTCAAACTTGTTGTGACCAGCTGTCACTGACCCCGTGGCACCAATGCTGcattttcctccatttcttcTGTCTTGGGTGGACATTGAATGCACCCTTTTTTCccagaacaaaaataaagggaaagtaaataaagaaataaaggcaCTTTCCAGTGTCTCTGTTTATATGGATCTGGGAGAGCTGTCAGAAACCAGAAGAAAATCCACTGCCTGTTtgctctccttttcttctctctcttcccattcaatcttctgttttcatataaaataaccaaatttaaatttttttttttttttttttgtaaatggtAAATGGGCTTCTACATTTTCCCCACTGGCAAgatgtggagagttttgtgcagggctggcttgaagagaagggccaTGGTCAGGCTGACTTGATAGTGCTGAGAGATATTTAGGCCAAGGGTAGCTCCAAGAGCAAAGTTTCCCTTGAGAACAAAGAAGCTTTATAAGAATGTGCAAAAAGAGATGCGAACGCGGAACAGAAATTGTTACTTAACTACAGGAATGTAGAAGTTGTTAGTGATAACTCGCAATGAcgaaaaatgcagcctaaccAATAAGGAGCTAtgattttgcaatatgtatgagctgATTAACTAGTATATTTAATCATgagaataatgataataaattgagacttgCTGATGGCCACCTGGTGTCCGAGTCTCCCTTCTCCGACAAATGGTTGACCCCGACGTGCCTCTGtcgcttttaaaaagaaaacaggggagAACGTGCCACGGTCGGTGAAGTAGCGTTGGGGCCCGACGCAACCGGGTCGGTGTCAAACGACGTAGGGAAGACACCCCCAGGAGCTACAGCGGTGGTCCTGGGCCATACGTGCTGCCGAAGCCGGAGAGTTGCAACAGCGCTGACGATACAATGGACAGGCAAGCAgcatatgatttatttattcaccACTTAGATAGGAGGGGGTTAAAggaaatagatttaaaaaaggaactcCCGGGGCTGTTAGCTTGGGGATATGCGaaaggttgttttttaaatccgCACACGGTGCATGAGCTTACAGAATGGCGTAAGTTAGGAGATGTACTGTGGGACGCAGTTTTGGAGGACGATAAGACGGCAAAAAAGCTAGGGAAAGTTTGGAGAGTAGTGCATAATACACTGTTGAAGCAAGAATCAGAAAAGAGAGCAGCTAGGGAAGCAGTTGAGGCACATAAGAGGAATGCTCAGTATGGGTCAGACAGTGAACCTCGAGCACCTGGCATTTCGCAAGTCGTGATACCTCTCCCTGGGGGGCCCGAGAAATGTCCGGATTTGAGCGGCTTGCAGCCCTCTGCGCCTCCCGCGAGTGAGATTCCGGATACTTTGTTACAGCCCATAAATACCTCAGGGTGCGACATTCCAAAAGCAACCCCCTCGGAGCCAGAACCTGTCCCTGGGGCGCTTAGCGACCTGTGGGGGGAGATGGCTCGGCAGCGGAGGGAGGCATGGAATACCCTGGCTAAGCACGGGCTGGAAACGGGAGAGGAGGCGGAGGTAGATGCAGCAAGAGAATGGGCATTTCCCGTGGTGTACACTCAGGGGGTGGACCAACAGGGACAGCCGGTGCAATTGGGAACGTATTCACCCTTGGATTGGAAATTGTTGGCTCAGTTGCGGCAGACAGTTAGTCAGTTTGGATTTAAGAGTGAGCCCGCTAAGCAAATGCTCGACTATTTGTTTGATACACAGTTGCTGCTTCCCAATGACTTGCGGAGCATTGTGAAGTTGATATTTACACAACATCAGCAGCTGTTATTTAATGCACACTGGCACGGACGTGTTAATGAAGCCTTAGCGGTACAGAGGGGACCAGGAGACCCGTTACAGGGAGTTACGCTGGAGGAATTAACGGGGGTTGGGCACTATCGAAGGACCGAAGCCCAAATGATAATGGGTCCAGATAAGGTTAGAGAAGCGATGAGGTTGGTGCGGCTCGCTATGGAACAAGTGAAGGATAGCTCAGGAATACCTATGTATATGGGAATTAAGCAGGGACGCGAGGAATCATTTGGAAGTTTTATagacaaagctgctgcagctatTGAGAGAGCAGGAGTGCCAGAGTATATGCGCGGGGCATTACTTAAACAGTGTGCTTTGCAAAATAGCAATGAGTCCACTAAAAAGGTGTTAGCGACTTTGGGTGCCAACTGGACCATAGAGGAAGCTTTAGAGAGGATGGCTTTGCAACCGACGGGCTCGCAGGCTTTTTTAGTTAGTGTTATTAAGGAACTAGGACTAGGGTTGCAGAAACAGGCAGAATCCACACAATCACAAGTGCTTGCAGCTCTTGCTCCTCTCCGTGCTTCCACCGTGGCTCCAGCAACATCCGAATGGCAGCCGCGCCCAGACACAAGTCGCTGCCGTGACATCAGCGCCACCTCCTGTCTTCAACCAGCAACAACAGGGAGCTTGGGACTCGActtggcagcagcagtaaaaGTCACCCTGATGACGACACGGCCCACTAAAATCCCCACTGGAATATATGGCCCTATAAAAATTGAAGGACAACCTTATGGAGGACTGTTGCTGGGACGATCTTCAGTTTCTATAATGGGACTGTTTGTGTTACCCGGTGTGATTGATGCGGATTATCAAGGACAAATACAAATTATGGCTTACACTCCTTTTCCACCGCTAACGATTGAGGCAGGACAACGCATTGCACAATTTATACCACTTCCACAGCTTAATAGGGGAGTGCAACCATTGCAACAGACCCCTCGCGGTAACCAAGGTTTTGGATCCTCTGGTTTAGCAATGCTCACAATGGACTTGCACAGCAGACccaaaaagaaggtgaaaataaCTTATGCAGGAAATACAATTGAACTTTGGGGCTTATTAGATACAGGAGCGGATACCAGCATTATCTCCCCGGATAAATGGCCGAAGGACTGGCCTACCAAGGATACCACGGATACAGTTACAGGAATAGGAGGATTTACCCTAGCCCGAAAAACACCTCCAGTGACAGTGGCGATAGAGGACCAACAATTGGTCACAGTTTTGTCAATAGTCACCTTGCCACCCACAGTACACTGTTTAATTGGGAGAGACGTGTTAGCACAACTTGGGGTTGTATTATCAAATGAGCACCCTTTGGGGTAATTGCCATTGCTTGGACTTTCCCAATTCCACTTACATGGACTACAAATACCCCTGTAATGGTTAAGCAATGGcctttaaaaagggaaagtttgCTACAAGCACATAAACTAGTGGAGGAGCAATTTCAACAAGGACATTTACAACTATCCACTAGTCCATGGAACACTCCtatttttgtgattaaaaagaAGTCAGGGAAATATCGCCTACTACATGACCTTCGAGCGGTTAATGAACAGATGGAGCCCATGGGGGCGTTACAACCTGGGCTTCCCAATCCTGCCATGCTTCCACAAGATTGGTCATTATTAATTATTGACTTAAAGGATTGCTTTTTTACCATCGAATTGCACCCCCAAGATACTAAGAGATTTGCATTTACCCTGCCAGCCATTAATAGGGGTGGGCCAGACCAGCGGTTTGAATGGCGAGTTTTGCCCCAGGGAATGCGGAACTCACCTACGCTGTGCCAATTATATGTtgatgcagcactccagcccTTGCGGGCGAGATGGCCTGATACCATTATTTACCACTATATGGATGATATCTTGTTCGCGCAAGCAACACCCTTTacaccacagcagctgcaaCAAATTCAGGCCACGTTAGCAGAATCGTCTCTTGTAATTGCTCAAGAGAAGATGCAACAGTCATCCCCTTGGAAATACCTGGGCTGGTCTATTACAAATCAAGCAGTACGTCCACAAAAGCTGCAATTGGCAACAAAACTTTCAACCCTTAATGAGGCTCAACGCCTTTTAGGGGACCTTCAATGGTTAAAACCTATAGTTGGAATCCCTAATTCATTGTTGGACTCTTTGCGGCCATTACTAAAGGGTACTGATCCAGCTACCCCAGTGACTGTTACTCCGTTGCAGGGTGCCGCCTTATGGGATATCTTGCGATGTGTTGAGAGTGGTTTTGTGTCTCGTCGTGAGCCCACCTTGAACATTGATCTTACGATATGGACCACACCTGATCATTTACTTGGGGCACTTACTCAACTTCAAAAGAAAACGGGGGAGCTAAGGGTATTGGAGTGGTTGTCCCTGCCCCTACAAGCCAAAAGGACAATTAGTACAAAAATTGAGCAAATAGCAACATTGCTTAAGAAGGGGCGCACTAGAATAGTGGAAGTTACTGGAGTAGAACCTGCTACCATTTATTTGCCAATAAAATAGGAGGTCCCTGTTACCTTGGCAAACTAACACTTTTTGCTCCCAGTATCACAATAGTTCAGAATAAGACACAGGGGGGCAGACGAGCTAGGCGTGCTGTACACCAACTGGGGAAGGAATGTAATGACGGGGTAGAACTGTGGGACAGACCAACAACTATCATTGCCTCATTATTGACACCAGGGGTAACTGCAGCACATGCAATCACACAATTGAAAAAATTGGCCTgttggacaggaaaacaaattaatattacTTCTGAAATATTGGGTGAACTGGTGACTGATGTCGACAATGTGAGACATCAGCTACTACAAAATCGTGCCGCAatagattttttgcttttggccCATGGACATGGGTGTGAGGACTTCGAGGGTATGTGTTGCCTTAACTTATCCAGCCATTCAGAGTCAATTCATAAGAAGTTACAACTATTGCACGACAACATGAAGAAACTTACTGTTAATTCAAATCCTTTTGACGCTTGGCTGAGTTCTttaggaattgctggctggcttAAGAGCTTAGTTATGATGTTTGCAGGACCTTTGCTTATTATAatatgtgttttgctttttgggcCTTGTATATTGCAATGCATATCAGCACGAATAAGAACACTCGTAGACAGCCTTTTTGAAAAACATGCAACCCTTCTTGCCCAAAAAGAAAACGGGGGaagtgtggagagttttgtgcagggctggcttgaagagaagggccaTGGTCAGGCTGACTTGATAGTGCTGAGAGATATTTAGGCCAAGGGTAGCTCCAAGAGCAAAGTTTCCCTTGAGAACAAAGAAGCTTTATAAGAATGTGCAAAAAGAGATGCGAACGCGGAACAGAAATTGTTACTTAACTACAGGAATGTAGAAGTTGTTAGTGATAACTCGCAATGAcgaaaaatgcagcctaaccAATAAGGAGCTAtgattttgcaatatgtatgagctgATTAACTAGTATATTTAATCATgagaataatgataataaattgagacttgCTGATGGCCACCTGGTGTCCGAGTCTCCCTTCTCCGACAGCAAGACAGTTTCTTCTGTCCCAAGAAAGAGAGAACAGAGCTATCTGGTGGTggagaggggaagagcaagACTGCACATGAGCATTTTAGAAGACCACAGCTAATGCAAAGGTGACAGGAACTGCTACGACAAGAACTGCACTTAGAAAAATCTTGAAAGGATCAGGGACTCTTACCCTGAGGCCAAAGTCTGAGCTGCTCTGATTTCACTGATGAAATGGTGCCACCTCTCTGGAGGAAGAACAACAAGGGAACCATCTGGACAAGGAAAGCTCAGTGAAGGAGACACTTCAGGGAAAGGATGTTTGACCTGCTGCTGACTCGGGCTGACAGTCCTTTCTGCCTGCTTGGTCAGAGCTCAGATGCCAAGAGTGCAAAGCCAGGTGCTTGaagggggacagggatgtgtcCCTGACTGCCACCACTGGGATTCACTGCAGGAGAGCAGTGATAAAAATCTGCAGTCCTGACACCTGAGCAGCAAGTAAAAAAATAAGTCTTCCACACCTCTTAGACACACTGTGTTTGCTTTGGTTACTTTTACTTCAGGAGGTTGGGAGGGGATTCCTTCAGGCCATGGTGGCATGTA contains:
- the NUDT13 gene encoding NAD(P)H pyrophosphatase NUDT13, mitochondrial isoform X2, yielding MAAVHQALHRRVSSLACRLHSTYVRKMRYLNQLKEDDSLCRQAQTSGTFYLFHNLSPFLQKVGKKYLVPQLSAAETRQVLEKLQEAEQWMEKSVLIGCSDEHRARFALDLGALDKSVIESELQGSFTDLRKALFVVDGKDSPLLASAQSLLRWHDSHQYCSKTGQPTEKNPAGSKRVCHASGVTYYPQVSPVVITLVSDGSRCLLARQPSFPPGMFTALSGFCDLGENVEEAVRREVAEEVGLEVESLRYSASQHWPFPSSSLMIACHALVGAQRAEISLDTLELEEARWFGLEEVVEGLKREPSSSKQDDVSSVPRKREQSYLVVERGRARLHMSILEDHS
- the NUDT13 gene encoding NAD(P)H pyrophosphatase NUDT13, mitochondrial isoform X5; this encodes MAAVHQALHRRVSSLACRLHSTYVRKMSFLFPFPCCSETRQVLEKLQEAEQWMEKSVLIGCSDEHRARFALDLGALDKSVIESELQGSFTDLRKALFVVDGKDSPLLASAQSLLRWHDSHQYCSKTGQPTEKNPAGSKRVCHASGVTYYPQVSPVVITLVSDGSRCLLARQPSFPPGMFTALSGFCDLGENVEEAVRREVAEEVGLEVESLRYSASQHWPFPSSSLMIACHALVGAQRAEISLDTLELEEARWFGLEEVVEGLKREPSSSKQDDDSFFCPKKERTELSGGGEGKSKTAHEHFRRPQLMQR
- the NUDT13 gene encoding NAD(P)H pyrophosphatase NUDT13, mitochondrial isoform X1; translation: MAAVHQALHRRVSSLACRLHSTYVRKMRYLNQLKEDDSLCRQAQTSGTFYLFHNLSPFLQKVGKKYLVPQLSAAETRQVLEKLQEAEQWMEKSVLIGCSDEHRARFALDLGALDKSVIESELQGSFTDLRKALFVVDGKDSPLLASAQSLLRWHDSHQYCSKTGQPTEKNPAGSKRVCHASGVTYYPQVSPVVITLVSDGSRCLLARQPSFPPGMFTALSGFCDLGENVEEAVRREVAEEVGLEVESLRYSASQHWPFPSSSLMIACHALVGAQRAEISLDTLELEEARWFGLEEVVEGLKREPSSSKQDDDSFFCPKKERTELSGGGEGKSKTAHEHFRRPQLMQR
- the NUDT13 gene encoding NAD(P)H pyrophosphatase NUDT13, mitochondrial isoform X4; this translates as MAAVHQALHRRVSSLACRLHSTYVRKMRYLNQLKEDDSLCRQAQTSGTFYLFHNLSPFLQKVGKKYLVPQLSAAGALDKSVIESELQGSFTDLRKALFVVDGKDSPLLASAQSLLRWHDSHQYCSKTGQPTEKNPAGSKRVCHASGVTYYPQVSPVVITLVSDGSRCLLARQPSFPPGMFTALSGFCDLGENVEEAVRREVAEEVGLEVESLRYSASQHWPFPSSSLMIACHALVGAQRAEISLDTLELEEARWFGLEEVVEGLKREPSSSKQDDDSFFCPKKERTELSGGGEGKSKTAHEHFRRPQLMQR
- the NUDT13 gene encoding NAD(P)H pyrophosphatase NUDT13, mitochondrial isoform X3 — protein: MAAVHQALHRRVSSLACRLHSTYVRKMRYLNQLKEDDSLCRQAQTSGTFYLFHNLSPFLQKVGKKYLVPQLSAAETRQVLEKLQEAEQWMEKSVLIGCSDEHRARFALDLGALDKSVIESELQGSFTDLRKALFVVDGKDSPLLASAQSLLRWHDSHQYCSKTGQPTEKNPAGSKRVCHASGVTYYPQVSPVVITLVSDGSRCLLARQPSFPPGMFTALSGFCDLGENVEEAVRREVAEEVGLEVESLRYSASQHWPFPSSSLMIACHALVGAQRAEISLDTLELEEARWFGLEEVVEGLKREPSSSKQDDGSFLPWFPPKQAIAHQLIREWLQQQTAQTA